Proteins co-encoded in one Deinococcota bacterium genomic window:
- a CDS encoding glycosyltransferase family 4 protein, with amino-acid sequence MNLLMTADGVGGVWTYALELVRALAPHRVRVALATMGAPLRPDQRDEAARLPNLTLFESSFKLEWMDDPWEDVAQAGDWLLGLEAELRPDLVHLNGYAHGALPWAAPALVAGHSCVLSWWAAVRREAAPPRWARYQREVRRGLRAAGLVVAPSAAMLAALEEHYGPLPGARVIPNGRQDGFAPAPKQALKEALVLTAGRLWDEAKNVAVLGEVAPALPWPVFAAGEARHPQGHPARHDGVRHDGVRHDGVRTLGRLSSPDLAAWLARAAIYVLPARYEPFGLSALEAALAGCALVLSDLPSLREVWGEAALFVPADDAAAWSAALNLLIRDDTYRGRLAGRARARALRFTPERMAEDYLSAYRGLAARRHAAAVRG; translated from the coding sequence ATGAACCTGCTCATGACCGCCGACGGCGTCGGCGGGGTGTGGACCTACGCGCTCGAGCTCGTCCGGGCACTGGCCCCGCACCGCGTCAGGGTCGCCCTGGCGACGATGGGCGCGCCGCTCCGGCCCGACCAGCGCGACGAGGCCGCGCGGCTGCCCAACCTGACCCTCTTCGAGAGCTCCTTCAAGCTCGAGTGGATGGACGACCCCTGGGAGGACGTCGCGCAGGCCGGTGACTGGCTGCTCGGGCTCGAGGCCGAGCTTCGCCCCGACCTCGTCCACCTGAACGGCTACGCCCACGGCGCGCTGCCCTGGGCCGCACCCGCGCTCGTCGCCGGCCACTCCTGCGTCTTGTCCTGGTGGGCGGCGGTGAGGCGCGAGGCGGCGCCGCCCCGGTGGGCGCGCTACCAGCGGGAAGTGCGGCGCGGGCTGCGGGCGGCCGGCCTGGTGGTCGCGCCGAGCGCGGCGATGCTGGCGGCGCTCGAGGAGCATTACGGTCCCCTACCTGGCGCGCGGGTGATTCCCAACGGGCGCCAGGACGGCTTCGCCCCAGCTCCCAAGCAAGCCCTCAAGGAAGCCTTGGTCTTGACGGCGGGGCGGCTCTGGGACGAGGCCAAGAACGTGGCCGTCCTGGGCGAGGTGGCGCCCGCCTTGCCCTGGCCCGTCTTCGCGGCGGGTGAGGCCAGACATCCCCAAGGCCACCCCGCTCGGCACGATGGGGTTCGGCACGATGGGGTTCGGCACGATGGGGTTCGCACGCTCGGCCGCCTCTCGAGCCCGGACCTCGCCGCCTGGCTGGCGCGCGCCGCGATCTACGTTCTGCCCGCCCGCTACGAGCCCTTCGGCCTCTCCGCGCTCGAGGCGGCCCTGGCGGGTTGCGCGCTGGTCCTGAGCGACCTGCCCAGCCTGCGCGAGGTCTGGGGCGAGGCGGCGCTCTTCGTCCCTGCCGACGACGCCGCAGCCTGGAGCGCCGCCCTGAACTTACTCATCCGCGACGATACGTACCGCGGCCGCCTGGCTGGCCGCGCCCGGGCGCGCGCGCTCAGGTTTACGCCGGAGCGGATGGCCGAGGACTACCTGAGCGCCTACCGAGGCCTCGCCGCACGGCGCCACGCTGCTGCCGTGAGGGGCTAG
- a CDS encoding NAD-dependent epimerase/dehydratase family protein, producing the protein MTEPRSRPSSGPSSGPRLGVIEWFRPGEHARVERALLDLRALGVNELRTGVSWADWHSPEGEGWYSWLLPRLAKDLNVLPCFVYTPPSLGVAAKTSSPPRQPKLYADFVDVMITRFGVHFEWLELWNEPNNLNDWDWRLDPMWNVFCEMVGGAAHWAQRRGKKTVLAGMCPTDANWLRLVAERGVLEHIDAVGVHGFPGTWEYEGESWAENVAKVREVLERYGHGPEIWITEAGYSTWQHDETEQVRVFLGLLEAPVERVYWYSAHDLDPKLPHQDGFHKDERHYHFGLKRADGTPKLLFRLWQEGGVAGVRAAAPLLTSVRVSDAERPVLITGGAGFVGTNLAHRLLESGRPVLIFDNLSRPGVERNLRWLKGAHGAGLGVDIADIRDPYRLREAASSASQVFHLAAQVAVTTSLVSPVDDFEINGRGTLNLLEALRAQEAPPPLIFTSTNKVYGGLDDLSLRRQGRRYEPDDPLLRASGLSEERPLDFHSPYGCSKGAADQYVLDYGRSFGLPVVVLRMSCIYGPHQFGSEDQGWVAHFLIRALRGEPITLYGDGMQVRDILFVSDLIDALLLAQERVEALAGQAFNIGGGPENSLGLLELVELIGELQGRRPEVGFGAWRTGDQRYYVSDTGKFREATGWAPRVRVRQGVARLHDWLLEHRGLSARELAAGKVAS; encoded by the coding sequence ATGACGGAGCCACGTTCTAGGCCGAGTTCCGGACCGAGTTCTGGGCCGCGCCTAGGCGTGATCGAGTGGTTCAGGCCCGGCGAACACGCGCGGGTCGAGCGCGCCCTCTTAGACCTGCGGGCACTGGGCGTGAACGAGCTCCGCACCGGCGTCTCCTGGGCCGACTGGCACAGCCCGGAGGGCGAGGGCTGGTACAGTTGGCTCTTGCCTCGGCTGGCGAAGGACCTAAACGTGCTGCCCTGCTTCGTCTACACCCCGCCCTCTTTGGGCGTCGCGGCCAAGACCTCGTCGCCACCGCGCCAGCCCAAGCTCTACGCCGACTTTGTCGACGTGATGATCACCCGCTTCGGCGTACACTTCGAGTGGCTCGAGCTCTGGAACGAGCCCAACAACCTAAACGACTGGGACTGGCGCTTGGACCCGATGTGGAATGTCTTCTGCGAGATGGTCGGCGGGGCGGCCCACTGGGCGCAGCGGCGCGGCAAGAAGACCGTCTTGGCCGGCATGTGCCCGACCGACGCCAACTGGCTGCGGCTCGTCGCCGAGCGCGGCGTGCTCGAGCATATCGACGCGGTGGGCGTCCACGGCTTTCCCGGCACCTGGGAGTACGAGGGCGAGAGCTGGGCGGAGAACGTCGCCAAGGTGCGCGAGGTGCTCGAGCGGTACGGCCACGGGCCCGAGATCTGGATCACCGAGGCGGGCTACTCGACCTGGCAGCACGACGAGACCGAGCAGGTGAGGGTCTTTTTGGGGCTGCTCGAGGCGCCCGTCGAGCGCGTCTACTGGTACTCGGCCCACGACCTCGATCCGAAGCTGCCCCACCAGGACGGTTTTCACAAGGACGAGCGCCACTATCACTTCGGGCTCAAGCGGGCGGACGGTACGCCCAAGCTGCTCTTTCGCCTCTGGCAAGAGGGCGGCGTAGCGGGCGTGCGGGCGGCGGCGCCGCTCTTGACCTCCGTGCGCGTCAGCGACGCCGAGCGCCCGGTGCTCATCACCGGCGGGGCAGGCTTCGTCGGCACCAACTTGGCGCACCGCCTGCTGGAGAGCGGCCGGCCCGTCTTGATCTTCGACAACCTGAGCCGGCCCGGCGTGGAGCGGAACCTGCGCTGGCTGAAGGGGGCGCACGGCGCGGGCCTGGGCGTCGACATCGCCGACATCCGCGACCCCTACCGGCTCCGCGAGGCCGCCTCGAGCGCGTCTCAGGTCTTTCACCTGGCCGCCCAGGTGGCGGTGACCACCAGCCTGGTCAGCCCCGTGGACGACTTCGAGATCAACGGGCGCGGCACCCTCAACCTGCTCGAGGCCCTAAGGGCGCAGGAGGCGCCGCCGCCCTTGATCTTCACCTCGACCAACAAGGTCTACGGCGGCTTGGACGACCTCAGCCTGCGCCGGCAGGGCAGGCGCTATGAACCGGACGATCCCCTCTTGCGGGCGAGCGGCTTGAGCGAAGAGCGACCTCTCGACTTCCACAGCCCCTACGGCTGCTCGAAGGGCGCGGCCGATCAGTACGTGCTCGACTACGGCAGGAGCTTCGGCCTGCCGGTGGTGGTCTTGCGCATGAGCTGCATCTACGGGCCACACCAGTTCGGCAGCGAGGACCAGGGCTGGGTGGCGCACTTTCTCATCCGGGCCCTCAGGGGCGAGCCCATCACCCTCTACGGCGACGGCATGCAGGTGCGCGACATCCTCTTCGTCAGCGATCTCATCGACGCCCTTCTGCTGGCGCAGGAGAGGGTGGAGGCTCTCGCCGGCCAAGCCTTCAACATCGGCGGCGGACCCGAAAACAGCCTCGGCCTGCTCGAGCTCGTCGAGCTGATCGGCGAGCTGCAAGGCAGGCGGCCCGAGGTCGGCTTCGGCGCCTGGCGGACCGGCGACCAGCGCTACTACGTGTCGGACACGGGCAAGTTTCGAGAGGCGACGGGTTGGGCGCCGCGGGTCAGGGTCCGGCAGGGCGTGGCGAGGCTGCACGACTGGCTGCTCGAGCACCGCGGCCTGAGCGCGCGCGAGTTGGCCGCTGGCAAGGTGGCTTCGTGA
- a CDS encoding zinc-binding dehydrogenase, whose translation MRAAVFAGPGILRLEDTPLPQPGPGELRLRLSGCGVCASNLPVWEGRPWFDYPLEPGAPGHEGWGVVDAVGAGVTEIEAGDRVAALSYRAYAECDIAPADAVVRLPASLADQPFPGEPLGCAMNVFARSGVGAGQTVAVVGIGFLGALLVQLAVGAGARVIAITRRPFALELARQLGAAETVVMDDHWRIIERVKALTGGEGCERVIEAVGAQWPLDLAAELCRVRGRLVIAGYHQDGPRQVNMQLWNWRGLDVVSAHEREPEVYLRGMLEAVEAVRTGRLDPAPLYTHTLPLDRLDQALELSRERPEGFFKALVSL comes from the coding sequence ATGCGCGCGGCCGTCTTCGCCGGGCCCGGCATACTCAGGCTCGAGGACACGCCCTTGCCCCAGCCCGGCCCCGGTGAGCTGCGCCTGCGGCTTTCGGGCTGCGGCGTCTGCGCCTCGAACCTGCCGGTCTGGGAGGGGCGGCCCTGGTTCGACTACCCCTTGGAGCCCGGCGCGCCCGGTCACGAGGGCTGGGGCGTCGTCGACGCCGTCGGCGCGGGGGTGACCGAGATCGAAGCCGGCGACCGGGTCGCGGCGCTCTCCTACCGCGCCTACGCCGAGTGCGACATCGCTCCCGCGGACGCGGTGGTGCGGCTGCCGGCGTCGCTGGCCGACCAGCCCTTTCCCGGCGAGCCCTTGGGCTGCGCCATGAACGTCTTCGCGCGCAGCGGCGTAGGCGCGGGCCAGACCGTCGCCGTCGTCGGCATCGGCTTTCTCGGCGCGCTCTTGGTCCAGCTCGCCGTAGGAGCCGGCGCGCGGGTGATCGCCATCACCCGGCGGCCCTTCGCCCTCGAGCTGGCCCGGCAGCTGGGCGCCGCCGAGACGGTTGTGATGGACGACCACTGGAGGATCATCGAGCGGGTCAAGGCGCTCACCGGCGGCGAGGGCTGCGAGCGGGTGATCGAGGCGGTGGGCGCGCAGTGGCCGCTCGACCTCGCCGCCGAGCTCTGCCGGGTGCGCGGCCGGCTGGTGATCGCCGGCTACCATCAGGATGGCCCCAGGCAGGTCAACATGCAGCTCTGGAACTGGCGCGGCCTCGACGTGGTAAGCGCCCACGAGCGCGAGCCGGAGGTCTATCTGCGGGGCATGTTAGAGGCGGTCGAGGCGGTGCGGACAGGGCGTCTCGACCCCGCCCCGCTCTACACCCACACCTTGCCCCTGGACAGGCTCGACCAGGCCTTGGAGCTCAGCCGGGAACGGCCGGAGGGATTCTTCAAGGCGCTGGTAAGCCTTTGA
- a CDS encoding glycosyltransferase, producing the protein MTRAAGTGLKIAFFGSSLVSAYWNGAATYYRGLVRALHGRGHRVTFFEPDAFERQQHRDMDDPDWASVVVYEGEEGALRALEQARGADLVVKASGVGVFDALLEAAVLDLQGPETLVAFWDVDAPATLSRVEDDGADPFRGLIPRYDLVLTYGGGQPVIAAYTALHARACLPIYNALDPSTHHPAPPEARFEGDLGFLGNRLPDREARVEDFLLRAAAELPEGRFLLGGSGWESKSTPGNVHHLGHVYTRDHNAFNCTPKAVLNISRESMARYGFSPATRVFEAAGAGACLITDAWEGVERFLEPGREVLVAQDGLEVAETVRALTPERARALGRAAYRRVLNEHTYDQRAAELETLLGTAAPRERVAR; encoded by the coding sequence GTGACGAGAGCAGCGGGGACAGGCCTGAAGATCGCCTTTTTCGGCTCGAGCCTGGTGTCGGCCTACTGGAACGGCGCCGCCACCTACTACCGCGGCCTCGTCCGGGCGCTGCACGGGCGCGGCCACCGGGTCACCTTCTTCGAACCGGACGCCTTTGAGCGGCAGCAGCACCGCGACATGGACGACCCCGACTGGGCCAGCGTGGTGGTCTATGAGGGCGAAGAGGGCGCCCTCCGGGCGCTCGAGCAGGCCCGCGGCGCCGACCTGGTGGTCAAGGCCAGCGGCGTCGGCGTCTTCGACGCGCTGCTCGAGGCGGCGGTGCTCGACCTGCAAGGGCCCGAGACCCTGGTCGCCTTCTGGGACGTGGACGCGCCCGCCACCTTGAGCCGCGTCGAAGACGACGGCGCCGACCCCTTTCGGGGACTCATCCCCCGCTACGACCTCGTCCTCACCTACGGCGGCGGGCAGCCGGTCATCGCCGCCTACACGGCGCTTCACGCCAGAGCCTGCCTGCCCATCTACAACGCGCTCGACCCCTCCACCCACCATCCGGCGCCCCCGGAGGCGCGTTTCGAGGGCGACTTGGGCTTTTTGGGCAACCGCCTGCCCGACCGCGAGGCGCGCGTCGAGGACTTCCTCCTGCGCGCCGCCGCGGAGTTGCCCGAGGGCCGCTTTCTCCTGGGCGGCAGCGGCTGGGAGAGCAAGAGCACGCCCGGCAACGTCCACCATCTCGGCCACGTCTACACCCGCGACCACAACGCCTTCAACTGCACGCCCAAGGCGGTCCTCAACATCAGCCGTGAGAGCATGGCTCGTTACGGCTTCTCCCCCGCCACCCGCGTCTTCGAGGCCGCCGGGGCGGGCGCCTGCCTCATCACCGACGCCTGGGAGGGCGTCGAGCGCTTTCTCGAGCCCGGCAGAGAGGTCCTCGTCGCGCAAGACGGCCTCGAGGTCGCCGAAACCGTTCGCGCGCTCACGCCCGAGCGGGCGCGGGCACTGGGCCGGGCGGCCTACCGGCGCGTCCTGAACGAACACACCTACGACCAGCGCGCGGCGGAGCTCGAGACCCTGCTCGGCACCGCGGCGCCTCGCGAGCGGGTGGCGCGGTGA
- a CDS encoding glycosyltransferase: MRAPPPGICRSSDPGLRIVILGLSITSSWGNGHATTYRGLVRELCRRGHQVLFLERDVPWYAAHRDLPKPPYGRTELYADLESLERRFRADVQEAHLVIVGSFVPDGILVGDWVTRTAGGISAFYDIDTPVTLAKLAKGAADYLSAELVRRYDLYLSFSGGPVLERLERDYGAPLARPLYCSVDPALYYPETYPETHEHRWDLGYMGTYSDDRQPPLERLLLEPARRSFGSNGGGRFVVAGPLYPATIDWPENVERLEHLPPAEHRAFYNAQRFTLNVTRADMVRVGYSPSVRLFEAAACGVPIISDLWEGLGAFFELGEEILVAESPEDSLRHLELAEGERRAVGERARARVLAEHTAAHRAAELEGYVLERLVLERLGRG, translated from the coding sequence GTGAGGGCTCCACCACCGGGCATCTGCCGCAGCAGCGACCCCGGCCTCCGCATCGTCATCTTGGGCCTCTCCATCACCTCGTCCTGGGGCAACGGCCACGCCACCACCTACCGCGGGCTGGTGCGCGAGCTCTGCCGCCGCGGCCACCAGGTCTTGTTTCTCGAGAGGGACGTGCCCTGGTACGCCGCCCACCGCGACCTGCCCAAGCCGCCCTACGGCCGCACCGAGCTGTACGCAGACCTGGAGTCGCTCGAGCGCCGCTTCAGGGCGGACGTGCAAGAGGCTCACCTGGTCATCGTCGGCTCCTTTGTTCCGGACGGCATCCTCGTCGGCGACTGGGTCACGCGGACCGCAGGGGGCATCAGCGCCTTTTACGACATCGACACGCCCGTCACCCTGGCGAAGCTGGCAAAGGGCGCAGCGGACTACCTCTCCGCCGAGCTCGTCCGGCGCTATGACCTCTACCTGTCGTTCAGCGGCGGGCCGGTCCTGGAGCGGCTCGAGCGGGACTACGGCGCGCCGCTGGCCCGGCCCCTCTACTGCTCGGTCGATCCGGCACTCTACTACCCCGAAACCTACCCCGAAACCCATGAACACCGCTGGGACCTCGGCTACATGGGTACCTACAGCGACGACCGCCAGCCGCCCTTGGAGCGCCTGCTCCTGGAGCCGGCGCGGCGCTCCTTTGGCTCAAACGGAGGGGGCCGCTTCGTGGTGGCGGGGCCACTGTACCCGGCCACCATCGACTGGCCGGAAAACGTCGAGCGCCTCGAGCACCTTCCGCCCGCCGAGCACCGGGCCTTTTACAACGCCCAGCGCTTCACCCTCAACGTCACCCGGGCGGATATGGTCAGGGTGGGCTACTCGCCGAGCGTCCGGCTCTTCGAGGCCGCCGCCTGCGGCGTGCCCATCATCAGCGACCTCTGGGAGGGCCTGGGGGCGTTTTTCGAGCTGGGCGAGGAGATCCTCGTCGCCGAGAGCCCCGAGGACAGCCTGCGCCACCTCGAGCTCGCCGAGGGCGAGCGCCGCGCCGTCGGCGAACGGGCGCGGGCGCGCGTCCTAGCGGAGCACACCGCGGCGCACCGGGCGGCCGAGCTCGAGGGCTATGTGCTCGAGAGGCTGGTGCTCGAGAGGCTGGGCAGAGGTTAA
- a CDS encoding glycosyltransferase — translation MRVVMFYHSLVSDWNHGNAHFLRGVAGELVAKGHGVTVYEPQDGWSLRNLLSEHGERPLAGFHAAYPELEGCRYDLATLDLDEALGGAELVLVHEWNAHELVRRLGEHRKRAGGYRLLFHDTHHRAVSDERGVAAYDLSHYDGVLAFGRVIRDLYLARGWAERAWTWHEAADTRRFKPLSIGDSWGGDSWGDLVWIGNWGDEERGAELREFLLGPVKALGLMARVHGVRYPEEAKVALREAGLDYAGWLPNFEAPRVFAHYRVTVHVPRRPYAHALPGIPTIRVFEALACGIPLICAPWDDAEGLFTPGEDFLVAKDGPDMTRRLREVLEDAALAGNLAARGRRTILERHTCAHRADELLAICLELGLDAAPEGPARTKGRTA, via the coding sequence GTGCGCGTCGTCATGTTCTACCACTCGCTGGTGTCGGACTGGAACCACGGCAACGCCCACTTTCTGCGCGGCGTGGCCGGGGAGCTCGTCGCCAAGGGCCACGGGGTCACGGTCTACGAACCGCAGGACGGCTGGAGCCTGCGCAACCTCCTGAGCGAGCACGGCGAGAGGCCGCTGGCGGGGTTTCACGCGGCCTACCCCGAGTTGGAGGGTTGCCGCTACGACCTTGCGACGCTCGACCTCGACGAGGCCTTGGGGGGGGCCGAGCTCGTCCTCGTCCACGAGTGGAACGCCCACGAGCTGGTGCGGCGCCTGGGCGAGCACCGTAAGCGCGCGGGCGGCTACCGGCTCCTCTTTCACGACACCCATCACCGGGCGGTGAGCGACGAGAGGGGCGTGGCCGCCTACGACCTCAGCCACTACGACGGCGTCCTGGCCTTTGGCCGGGTCATCCGCGACCTCTACCTGGCGCGCGGCTGGGCCGAGCGGGCCTGGACCTGGCACGAAGCCGCCGATACCCGGCGCTTCAAGCCCCTCTCTATAGGGGACTCCTGGGGAGGGGACTCCTGGGGCGACCTGGTGTGGATCGGCAACTGGGGCGACGAGGAGCGCGGCGCCGAGCTCCGCGAGTTTCTGCTGGGGCCCGTCAAGGCCCTGGGGCTTATGGCGCGCGTCCACGGGGTGCGCTACCCCGAGGAGGCCAAAGTGGCCTTGAGGGAGGCCGGCCTCGACTACGCCGGCTGGCTGCCGAACTTCGAGGCGCCCCGGGTCTTCGCCCACTACCGGGTCACCGTCCACGTGCCGCGCCGCCCCTATGCCCACGCCCTGCCGGGCATCCCTACCATCCGCGTCTTCGAGGCGCTGGCCTGCGGCATCCCGCTCATCTGCGCGCCCTGGGACGACGCCGAAGGGCTTTTTACCCCCGGTGAGGACTTTCTGGTGGCGAAGGACGGCCCTGACATGACCCGGAGGCTGCGCGAGGTGCTGGAGGACGCCGCACTGGCCGGCAACCTGGCCGCGCGCGGCCGCCGCACCATTTTAGAGCGCCACACCTGCGCCCACCGCGCCGACGAGCTCCTGGCTATCTGCCTCGAGCTGGGGTTGGACGCGGCGCCTGAGGGGCCGGCGAGAACCAAAGGGAGAACAGCGTGA
- a CDS encoding NAD-dependent epimerase/dehydratase family protein produces MKRVLITGGAGFIGSHLSDALLSQGWQVRVLDALLPQVHGSAGERPAYLNLEAELIVGDVCDPEALARALAGVDAVVHLAAMVGVGQSMYELARYTQVNNLGTALLLEALINKPVERLVVASSMSLYGEGLYQGASGQLHETAERRLERLQEGDWEVYSEAGEVLSPLPTPESKKPSLASVYALSKYDQERLCLMVGRAYGVATVALRFFNVYGTRQALSNPYTGVLAIFAARLLNGKPPMIFEDGYQKRDFVSVHDVTRACVLALTRPEAAGQAVNVGSGQAYSVREIALRMAGVLGVDIAPQISGDYRVGDIRHCFADIALAKARLGYEPRVGLEDGLTELASWLEGQVAVDRVMEARQELAARGLTV; encoded by the coding sequence ATGAAACGAGTTCTGATTACCGGAGGTGCGGGCTTTATCGGCTCGCACCTCAGCGATGCGCTGCTGAGTCAAGGCTGGCAGGTGCGCGTTTTAGACGCGCTCTTGCCGCAAGTTCACGGCTCCGCTGGAGAGCGCCCCGCCTACTTGAACCTCGAGGCGGAACTCATCGTCGGCGACGTCTGCGACCCCGAGGCACTCGCGCGCGCGCTGGCGGGCGTAGACGCCGTCGTCCACCTCGCCGCCATGGTGGGCGTCGGCCAGAGCATGTACGAGCTGGCGCGCTACACCCAGGTCAACAACCTGGGTACGGCGCTGCTCCTCGAGGCGCTCATCAACAAGCCGGTCGAGAGGCTGGTGGTGGCCTCGAGCATGAGCCTCTACGGCGAGGGCCTCTACCAGGGCGCCTCCGGTCAGCTCCACGAGACCGCGGAGCGAAGGCTGGAAAGGCTTCAGGAAGGCGACTGGGAGGTCTACAGCGAAGCGGGCGAGGTGCTCAGCCCCCTGCCCACGCCCGAGAGCAAGAAGCCCTCGCTGGCCTCGGTCTACGCGCTTTCCAAATACGACCAGGAACGGCTCTGCCTGATGGTCGGCCGCGCCTACGGGGTAGCCACCGTGGCCCTGCGCTTTTTCAACGTCTACGGCACCCGGCAGGCGCTCTCGAACCCCTACACCGGCGTCCTGGCCATCTTCGCCGCGAGGCTCCTAAACGGCAAGCCGCCCATGATCTTCGAGGATGGCTACCAGAAGCGCGACTTCGTGAGCGTCCACGACGTGACGCGGGCCTGCGTCTTGGCCTTGACCAGGCCGGAGGCGGCGGGGCAGGCCGTAAACGTCGGCAGCGGACAGGCCTACAGCGTCCGCGAGATCGCCCTGCGCATGGCGGGGGTGCTGGGGGTGGACATCGCGCCCCAGATCAGCGGCGACTACCGCGTCGGCGACATCCGCCACTGCTTTGCCGACATCGCGCTGGCCAAAGCGCGTCTCGGCTACGAGCCGCGGGTGGGGCTCGAGGATGGTCTCACCGAACTGGCCTCGTGGCTGGAGGGCCAGGTCGCCGTCGACCGGGTGATGGAGGCCCGTCAGGAACTGGCCGCCAGAGGGCTGACGGTATGA